The Pelmatolapia mariae isolate MD_Pm_ZW linkage group LG9, Pm_UMD_F_2, whole genome shotgun sequence genome has a segment encoding these proteins:
- the LOC134634207 gene encoding cullin-1 — MSSNRTQNPHGLKQIGLDQIWDDLRAGIQQVYTRQSMAKSRYMELYTHVYNYCTSVHQSSQGRGSVPPAKPSKKSTTPGGAQFVGLELYKRLKEFLKNYLTSLLKDGEDLMDECVLKFYTQQWEDYRFSSKVLNGICAYLNRHWVRRECDEGRKGIYEIYSLALVTWRECLFRPLNKQVTNAVLKLIERERNGETINTRLISGVVQSYVELGLNEEDAFAKGPTLSVYKEYFECQFLTDTERFYTRESTEFLQQNPVTEYMKKAEARLLEEQRRVQVYLHESTQDELARKCEQVLIEKHLEIFHTEFQNLLDADKNEDLGRMYNLVSRITDGLGELKKLLETHIHNQGLAAIEKCGEAALNDPKVYVQTTLDVHKKYNALVMSAFNNDAGFVAALDKACGRFINNNAVTRMAQSSSKSPELLARYCDSLLKKSSKNPEEAELEDTLNQVMVVFKYIEDKDVFQKFYAKMLAKRLVHQNSASDDAEASMISKLKQACGFEYTSKLQRMFQDIGVSKDLNEQFKKHLTNSEPLDLDFSIQVLSSGSWPFQQSCTFALPSELERSYQRFTAFYASRHSGRKLTWLYHLSKGELVTNCFKNRYTLQASTFQMAILLQYNTEDSYTVQQLTDSTQIKTDILVQVLQILLKSKLLVLEDENANVDEVEFKSDTVIKLFLGYKNKKLRVNINVPMKTEQKQEQETTHKNIEEDRKLLIQAAIVRIMKMRKVLKHQQLLAEVLNQLSSRFKPRVPVIKKCIDILIEKEYLERVDGEKDTYSYLA, encoded by the exons ATGTCGTCAAATAGGACCCAGAACCCACACGGACTGAAACAGATAGGCCTGGACCAGATATGGGATGACCTGCGGGCTGGCATCCAGCAGGTGTACACGCGGCAAAGCATGGCCAAGTCACGCTACATGGAACTCTACAC ACATGTATATAACTATTGCACCAGCGTCCACCAGTCCAGCCAGGGCCGGGGCTCCGTGCCTCCAGCAAAGCCCTCCAAAAAGTCCACCACTCCAGGCGGGGCTCAGTTTGTAGGCCTGGAGCTCTACAAGCGGCTCAAGGAGTTCCTGAAGAACTACCTGACGAGCCTACTCAAG GATGGCGAGGATCTGATGGACGAGTGCGTGTTGAAGTTTTACACCCAGCAGTGGGAGGACTACCGTTTCTCCAGTAAGGTCCTCAACGGGATCTGCGCCTACCTCAACCGCCACTGGGTCAGACGAGAGTGTGACGAGGGACGCAAGGGCATCTACGAGATATACTCG CTGGCACTCGTGACCTGGAGGGAGTGTTTATTCCGACCCCTCAACAAACAG GTAACAAACGCCGTTCTGAAgctgatagagagagagaggaacggTGAGACCATCAACACCCGGCTCATCAGTGGTGTTGTCCAGTCTTATG TCGAGCTGGGCCTGAACGAGGAGGACGCCTTCGCCAAAGGCCCCACGCTGTCCGTGTACAAAGAGTACTTTGAATGTCAGTTCCTCACTGACACAGAACGTTTCTACACGCGTGAGAGCACAGAGTTCCTGCAGCAGAACCCCGTCACAGAGTACATGAAGAAG GCAGAGGCCCGTCTCCTGGAGGAGCAGCGGCGTGTGCAGGTTTACCTCCATGAATCCACCCAGGACGAACTGGCCCGAAAGTGTGAGCAAGTCCTCATCGAGAAGCATCTGGAGATCTTCCACACAGAGTTTCAGAACCTCCTGGATGCTGACAAGAACGAAG accTGGGCAGGATGTACAACCTGGTGTCGCGGATCACAGACGGTCTCGGTGAGCTGAAGAAACTTCTAGAGACCCACATCCACAACCAGGGCCTGGCCGCCATTGAGAAGTGCGGCGAGGCAGCGCTCAAC GACCCCAAAGTGTACGTGCAGACCACCCTGGACGTCCATAAGAAGTACAACGCTTTGGTCATGTCTGCCTTCAATAACGACGCCGGCTTCGTGGCCGCACTCGACAAG GCGTGCGGTCGGTTCATCAACAACAACGCCGTCACCAGGATGGCTCAGTCGTCCAGCAAGTCTCCCGAGCTGCTGGCCAGATACTGCGACTCTTTACTGAAGAAGAG CTCCAAAAACCCAGAGGAGGCTGAACTGGAGGACACTCTGAACCAAGTG ATGGTTGTGTTCAAGTACATCGAGGACAAAGACGTTTTCCAGAAGTTTTACGCCAAGATGCTGGCCAAACGTCTGGTCCACCAGAACAGCGCCAGCGACGACGCCGAGGCCAGCATGATCTCCAAACTCAAG CAAGCGTGCGGCTTCGAGTACACGTCCAAACTGCAGCGAATGTTCCAGGACATCGGAGTCAGTAAGGACCTGAACGAGCAGTTCAAGAAGCACCTGACCAACTCTGAGCCGCTGGACT tGGACTTCAGCATCCAGGTTCTGAGCTCCGGCTCTTGGCCTTTCCAGCAGTCCTGCACCTTCGCTCTGCCCTCAGAG CTGGAGCGGAGCTATCAGCGCTTCACGGCGTTCTACGCCAGCAGGCACAGCGGCAGGAAGCTCACCTGGCTGTATCACCTGTCCAAAGGAGAGCTGGTCACCAACTGCTTCAAGAACAG GTACACGCTGCAGGCCTCCACCTTCCAGATGGCCATCCTGCTGCAGTACAACACAGAGGACAGCTACACGGTGCAGCAGCTCACTGACAGCACACAGATCAAAACT GACATTTTGGTTCAAGTTCTTCAGATTCTGTTAAAATCGAAGCTGCTG GTTTTGGAGGACGAGAACGCCAACGTGGACGAGGTGGAGTTCAAGTCCGACACCGTCATCAAACTCTTCCTTGGATATAAGAA TAAGAAGCTGAGGGTGAACATCAACGTGCCGATGAAGACGGAGCAGAAACAGGAGCAGGAGACGACTCACAAGAACATCGAGGAGGATCGAAAGCTCCTCATCCAG GCTGCCATAGTGAGGATCATGAAGATGAGGAAGGTCCTGAAGCACCAGCAGCTCCTGGCTGAAGTCCTGAACCAGCTGTCATCCCGGTTCAAACCCCGAGTCCCCGTCATCAAG AAATGCATCGACATCCTGATCGAGAAGGAGTACCTGGAGCGAGTGGACGGCGAGAAGGACACGTACAGCTACCTGGCCTGA